From a single Podarcis raffonei isolate rPodRaf1 chromosome 10, rPodRaf1.pri, whole genome shotgun sequence genomic region:
- the LOC128422001 gene encoding gastrula zinc finger protein XlCGF7.1-like has product MQNLEHTSGLTQRENSHREYGKNFSQSGNLKLHKRTHTGGKPYECMECGKKFSNSGNLGRHQREHTGEKLYKCIECGKSFSDNGNLRRHQWTHTEEKPFQCIKCGNVYSQSGHLRRHQRTHTGEKPFQCMECEKSFSDSGSLSRHQQTHTGEKPFKCMECGKGFSHSGSLRRHQWIHTEEKPFKCMECGKRFSDSGSLSRHQQTHTGMKPFKCMKCGKSFSYSGNLRRHQHAHIGKKQFKCMECGKSFSDNGKLRTHQRTHTEETI; this is encoded by the coding sequence atgcaaaacttagaacacaccagtggactcacacagagagaaaactcACACAGAGAGtatgggaagaacttcagtcagagtggaaaccttaaattgcacaaacggactcacacaggggggaaaccatatgaatgtatggagtgtggaaagaaatTTAGTAATAGTGGAAACCTTGGAAGACATCAACGGgaacacacaggggagaaactttataaatgtatcgagtgtggaaagagctttagtgataatggaaaccttagaagacatcaatggactcacacagaggagaaaccatttcaatgtataaaGTGTGGAAACGTCtacagtcagagtggacacctgaGAAGACATCAACgtactcacacaggggagaaaccatttcaatgtatggagtgtgaaaagagctttagtgatagtggaagccttagcagacatcaacagactcacacaggggagaaaccatttaaatgtatggagtgtggaaagggcttcagtcacagtggaagtcttagaagacatcaatggattcatacagaggagaaaccatttaaatgtatggagtgtggaaagcgcTTTAgcgatagtggaagccttagcagacatcaacagactcacacagggatgaaaccttttaaatgtatgaagtgtggaaagagcttcagttatagtggaaaccttagaagacatcaacatgCTCACATCGGTAAGAAacaatttaaatgtatggagtgcggaaagagctttagtgataatggaaaacttagaactcatcaacggactcacacggaaGAAACCATTTAA